A single region of the Leishmania panamensis strain MHOM/PA/94/PSC-1 chromosome 23 sequence genome encodes:
- a CDS encoding hypothetical protein (TriTrypDB/GeneDB-style sysID: LpmP.23.1700) — MTLPACGDEAGRRRDALKEQATLLLTLHQHLLKHQKAAHLAFTSLDEACCSLAASLAAPSATMSSLSSSLPSTVQGFTQLLRHVELLHQFLFTNLYVHQRESVLRLVTDVERCVAGDASAASPLTTPHSTMTDAVGTSNCGGAESSRMDEAKRDLRRQIAQLRYQLARPAQGNAGDWLSTHANGVTSGLPPQMPAAASLLSSYSSPPYESIKSASTSVVPRTVLRAAGSPRAEAGVTASQMCGTPRQNTPRLRLFALSSAFQRHGIAGQQGLTTVLYAVQRRFHVHAVVLGRTCSPDVELDVAVRLGCVCLVVPHYDLSSFSVYPGLVVTSDRAVLAHMESRGDGEGFTHASTSPTVGESSLGGDAEGEENQAIMADDGGESTSALEDLFLSLEADLPLMTTAEPIWSSPLFSTAVGRDALGSQALVVERSALHRDGRQSSHQWKRHRSSDAVDSSAHSALVSAPEGVAMSARESDTHSNTTVDFSSPSSRFRITGAARLLTSAAADVANPTEVHDAAADADVIIPSQLAVESQHVGITQNLSPSPSSAITCDPPRVTLALRPREDVMRADDAAAVPVCAADATVAQQLVFQISNSVKYLKAQLMEAIGQLGGVVDQSSGYSRACRYLVVAEGITERTEKYLGACAAAAYIVPPRFVFDSQRRGYWLESRVQEYDMSPQRVIAHAPCATPIFNNWRVVLITCRAAAARGVLAALLAGGCTQATAFVVDPTAEPPMDPDRRLRVYDQSCATAEGIVAGLSPSSTIASQTLQSATHILLECNSVSAHGLFQMPDWMPACVRQSEYRPRIFTLELLYFCLCAHPERVFDTEGQLSEVDALTPACRVEPV; from the coding sequence ATGACTTTACCAGCCTGTGGTGATGAGGCCGGTCGGCGCAGGGATGCCTTGAAGGAGCaggccacgctgctgctcacgctgcaccagcacctGCTGAAGCATCAGAAGGCAGCGCATCTGGCCTTCACCTCTTTGGATGaggcctgctgctccttggCTGCCTCCTTAGCGGCGCCGTCTGCGACGATGTCGTCAttgtcgtcatcgctgccgtccACCGTGCAAGGGTTcactcagctgctgcggcacgtCGAGCTACTGCATCAGTTTCTCTTTACAAATCTGTACGTGCATCAGCGTGAGAGCGTGCTGCGTCTTGTGACCGACGTGGAACGGTGTGTCGCTGGCGATGCGTCAGCCGCCTCACCCTTGACGACGCCTCACTCAACGATGACCGATGCTGTTGGCACCAGCAACTGTGGCGGGGCTGAAAGCTCGCGCATGGACGAGGCGAAACGAGACCTGCGCCGACAAATCGCTCAGCTCCGCTATCAGCTCGCGCGTCCTGCCCAAGGTAACGCAGGTGACTGGCTTTCCACGCACGCCAACGGCGTCACCAGTGGACTGCCGCCTCAAatgccggcggcggcttccCTCTTGTCCTCCTACTCCTCTCCGCCATACGAGAGCATCAAGTCTGCTTCCACTTCGGTAGTGCCGCGGACTGTGCTGCGTGCAGCCGGGTCTCCTCGCGCAGAGGCAGGGGTGACCGCATCGCAGATGTGCGGGACCCCACGCCAGAACACGCCGCGACTTCGACTCTTCGCGCTTTCCTCGGCATTCCAGAGGCACGGCATCGCAGGCCAGCAGGGACTCACTACCGTCCTGTacgcggtgcagcgtcgCTTTCATGTTCACGCTGTAGTGCTCGGCCGTACGTGTAGCCCGGATGTGGAGCTAGACGTGGCTGTGCGTCTcggttgtgtgtgtcttgtaGTGCCACATTATGACCTCAGCAGCTTCTCGGTGTACCCTGGCTTAGTCGTCACCAGTGATCGAGCAGTGCTCGCCCATATGGAGagccgcggcgacggcgagggcTTCACgcacgcctccacctcccccactGTAGGCGAGTCATCGTTGGGGGGCGacgcggagggggaggagaatcAGGCGATCATGGctgacgacggtggcgaaAGTACCTCCGCTCTCGAGGATCTCTTCCTGTCACTCGAGGCGGATCTGCCCCTGATGACTACTGCCGAGCCGATTTGGTCGTCACCGCTCTTCAGCACTGCAGTCGGACGCGACGCGCTGGGCAGTCAGGCGCTCGTCGTTGAGCGGTCCGCACTACACCGCGATGGACGCCAATCATCGCATCAGTGGAAGCGTCATCGCTCTAGCGACGCTGTAGACTCATCTGCGCACTCCGCATTGGTATCAGCGCCTGAAGGCGTTGCGATGTCGGCGCGCGAGTCCGACACTCACTCAAATACAACAGTCGATTTCTCTAGTCCTTCTTCGCGCTTTCGCATCACGGGTGCCGCGCGCCTGCTGACAAGTGCAGCTGCCGATGTGGCGAACCCAACAGAGGTGCAcgatgcagcggcagatgcAGACGTCATCATTCCTTCGCAGCTGGCCGTCGAGTCGCAGCATGTGGGCATCACGCAGAACCTGTCGCCATCACCATCCTCAGCTATCACATGCGACCCCCCCCGCGTCACCCTCGCGCTGCGCCCGCGCGAAGATGTTATGAGGGctgacgatgctgctgccgtcccggtctgcgctgctgacgcaaCCGTAGCACAGCAGCTTGTCTTTCAGATTAGCAACTCTGTCAAGTACCTGAAGGCTCAGCTAATGGAGGCCATCGGGCAGCTTGGCGGGGTGGTGGACCAGAGCTCTGGCTACAGTCGAGCATGCCGCTACCTTGTAGTGGCGGAGGGTATCACAGAGAGGACGGAGAAATACCTTGgcgcctgtgctgctgccgcgtacattgtgccgccgcgcttTGTCTTCGACTCACAGCGCCGGGGCTACTGGCTAGAGAGCCGTGTTCAGGAGTACGACATGAGCCCTCAGCGCGTCATTGCACACGCACCGTGTGCCACTCCGATCTTCAACAACTGGCGAGTTGTTCTCATTACTTGCCGTGCCGCGGCTGCACGCGGCGTGCTTGCGGCATTACTGGCTGGTGGCTGCACCCAGGCCACCGCGTTTGTGGTGGACCCTACAGCGGAGCCACCGATGGACCCCGACAGGCGTTTGCGCGTCTACGACCAGTCCTGTGCGACCGCCGAGGGTATTGTGGCGGGGTTGTCTCCGTCGAGCACCATTGCTTCCCAGACGCTGCAGTCGGCGACGCACATCCTTCTCGAGTGCAACAGCGTCAGTGCTCATGGGCTCTTTCAGATGCCGGACTGGATGccggcgtgcgtgcgccagTCCGAGTACCGCCCCCGCATCTTCACACTGGAGCTGCTGTACTTTTGTCTATGCGCGCATCCAGAGCGCGTCTTTGACACGGAGGGCCAGTTGAGCGAGGTAGATGCCCTTACTCCAGCTTGCCGAGTCGAGCCTGTCTGA